The Thalassotalea psychrophila genome window below encodes:
- a CDS encoding PilT/PilU family type 4a pilus ATPase, with amino-acid sequence MYLHQLLKAMVKQDASDLFVTVNLSASAKINGELQPVDEKILNFDDCLELVHSSMTEKQITEFTETKECNYAIAIEDIGRFRISAFWQREMPGMVVRRIVTDIPDTEALGLPPVLKELVMSKRGLLLFVGGTGTGKSTSMASLIGYRNRNARGHILTIEDPVEFVHEHGKSMITQREVGMDTESFDAALKSSLRQAPDVILIGEIRSQDIMEHALSFAETGHLCIATLHANNANQAIDRIMHLVPPEQHEKLQFDLALNLRGIVAQQLVPTRDGLGRKAAIEILLNSPYISELIKKGAVGDIKEVMAKSRELGMQTFDQALFDLYEAGEISYTDALHNADSPNDLRLMIKLRSNDQTGVGGLKGMTLDGD; translated from the coding sequence ATGTATTTACACCAATTACTAAAAGCCATGGTGAAGCAAGATGCTTCTGATCTATTTGTTACAGTTAACCTTTCAGCAAGTGCCAAAATAAATGGCGAATTACAGCCTGTAGATGAAAAGATATTAAACTTTGATGATTGTTTAGAGCTGGTTCATAGCTCAATGACTGAAAAGCAAATTACTGAATTTACCGAAACAAAAGAATGTAACTATGCTATTGCTATTGAAGACATTGGCCGTTTTCGTATTTCTGCATTTTGGCAACGTGAAATGCCAGGTATGGTTGTACGTCGAATTGTTACAGATATCCCCGATACCGAGGCACTTGGTTTACCACCCGTTTTAAAAGAACTGGTGATGTCTAAACGTGGCTTATTGTTGTTCGTTGGTGGTACAGGTACTGGTAAATCAACATCGATGGCATCATTGATCGGTTATCGTAACCGTAATGCTCGTGGTCATATATTGACCATTGAAGATCCGGTAGAGTTTGTCCACGAACACGGTAAATCGATGATCACTCAACGAGAAGTTGGCATGGATACCGAGTCTTTTGATGCGGCACTTAAAAGCTCATTACGCCAAGCTCCAGATGTTATCTTAATTGGTGAAATTCGCTCACAAGATATTATGGAGCACGCATTAAGCTTTGCTGAAACTGGTCACTTATGTATTGCTACCTTACATGCCAATAATGCCAACCAAGCAATTGACCGTATCATGCATTTAGTACCGCCAGAGCAACATGAAAAGCTGCAGTTCGATTTAGCTTTGAATCTACGTGGTATTGTTGCCCAACAGCTAGTACCAACTCGTGATGGTTTAGGCCGAAAAGCAGCTATTGAAATTTTACTGAACTCACCGTACATTTCTGAGCTCATTAAAAAAGGTGCTGTTGGAGACATCAAAGAAGTTATGGCGAAATCGCGCGAACTAGGCATGCAAACCTTCGATCAGGCGTTATTTGATCTATACGAAGCAGGGGAGATAAGTTACACCGATGCCCTGCATAATGCTGATTCACCAAATGATTTGCGCTTAATGATCAAACTTCGTAGTAATGATCAAACTGGAGTTGGTGGCCTCAAAGGTATGACCTTAGATGGTGATTAA
- the tadA gene encoding tRNA adenosine(34) deaminase TadA, with amino-acid sequence MNDMSSIEESTVSQLEIDQAYMRQAILLAEKAESEGEIPVGAVLVCNGEVIAKGWNQSIQLHDPSAHAEMQAIRAAGPNMENYRMLDCTLYVTLEPCPMCAGLLVHSRINRLVFAASDLKTGSCGSVFNLTNNEKLNHQVAVTSGILQEECSTMLSAFFKRRRKEKKAAKATNKLGLL; translated from the coding sequence ATGAATGATATGAGCAGTATAGAAGAAAGCACAGTGTCACAATTAGAAATTGATCAAGCCTATATGCGCCAAGCCATATTGCTTGCTGAAAAAGCTGAGTCAGAAGGAGAGATCCCTGTCGGTGCTGTTTTAGTCTGTAATGGTGAAGTGATCGCTAAAGGTTGGAATCAATCGATACAGTTACATGATCCTTCAGCTCACGCCGAGATGCAGGCCATACGAGCAGCCGGTCCAAATATGGAAAACTACCGGATGCTGGATTGTACTTTATATGTCACTTTAGAGCCCTGCCCGATGTGCGCAGGTTTGTTGGTACATAGCCGAATAAATCGCTTGGTATTTGCAGCCAGCGATTTAAAAACAGGCTCTTGTGGTAGTGTGTTCAACTTAACTAATAATGAAAAATTAAACCATCAAGTTGCAGTAACTTCAGGGATATTGCAAGAAGAGTGCAGCACTATGCTGTCTGCTTTTTTTAAACGCAGACGTAAAGAGAAAAAAGCAGCTAAAGCGACTAATAAATTAGGCTTACTTTAA
- a CDS encoding type IV pilus twitching motility protein PilT, with amino-acid sequence MDITELLAFSVEHNASDLHLSTGMPPAIRVDGDVRKVNIPPLEDKDVNGLVYDIMTDRQRKEYEENLEVDFSFEVPNLARFRVNAFNQNRGPAAVFRTIPSKILSLDELGCPDIFRQISENPRGLVLVTGPTGSGKSTTLAAMVDYINETKRDHILTIEDPIEFVHDNKQCLINQREVHRDTLSFNNALRSALREDPDVILVGEMRDLETIRLAMTAAETGHLVFGTLHTTSAPKTIDRIVDVFPGEEKSMVRSMLSESLRAVISQTLIKKVGGGRVAAHEIMIGVPAIRNLIREDKIAQMYSAIQTGMSHGMQTMDQCLQNLLSRGLITREDAMHKAADKNQFKVY; translated from the coding sequence ATGGATATTACCGAACTTTTAGCATTTAGTGTCGAACACAATGCTTCCGATTTACATTTATCTACTGGTATGCCACCTGCCATTCGCGTTGATGGTGACGTACGTAAGGTTAACATCCCACCGCTAGAAGACAAAGACGTTAATGGTTTAGTGTATGACATTATGACCGATCGTCAACGTAAAGAGTACGAAGAAAATCTAGAAGTGGATTTCTCTTTTGAAGTACCTAACTTAGCTCGTTTTCGTGTTAACGCATTTAACCAAAACCGTGGTCCTGCTGCAGTATTTCGTACCATCCCAAGTAAAATTTTGTCTTTAGATGAACTTGGCTGTCCTGATATTTTTAGACAAATCTCAGAAAACCCTCGTGGTTTAGTACTTGTTACCGGCCCAACAGGCTCTGGTAAATCAACAACTCTAGCGGCTATGGTTGATTATATTAATGAAACTAAACGCGATCACATCTTAACTATTGAAGATCCTATCGAATTCGTTCATGACAACAAACAATGTTTAATTAACCAACGTGAAGTACATCGCGATACGTTAAGCTTTAACAATGCTCTGCGCTCAGCTCTGCGTGAAGATCCTGATGTAATACTTGTAGGTGAGATGCGTGATTTAGAAACAATCCGCTTAGCAATGACCGCAGCAGAAACCGGTCATTTAGTATTTGGTACGCTCCATACTACCTCTGCACCAAAAACCATTGACCGTATTGTTGATGTATTTCCAGGTGAAGAAAAAAGTATGGTGCGTTCTATGTTATCTGAATCACTTCGTGCGGTTATCTCGCAAACATTAATCAAAAAAGTTGGTGGTGGTCGTGTTGCTGCCCATGAAATTATGATTGGTGTACCTGCCATTCGTAACTTAATTCGTGAAGATAAAATTGCACAAATGTATTCAGCAATTCAAACCGGTATGTCACATGGCATGCAAACCATGGATCAATGTTTACAAAACTTATTAAGCCGTGGTCTTATTACCCGTGAAGATGCTATGCATAAAGCGGCGGATAAAAACCAGTTTAAGGTTTACTAA
- a CDS encoding SapC family protein, whose protein sequence is MKLEKLDSNTHINTKVLAFTDVTHSFNAHLVHTVPQEFKNIAQHYPIFFAKNEETGQFSIITLLGLRINENLFINEGKWQGGYLPLNLQTEPFFLIEDEQEVDGKLVSKPALAIDVNNSRVQTTQGEAVFKQGKATTYLQDKANLLAQFVEGTRFNNEFIKALLEQNLLEPVNLDITLESGEDISLQGLYTINKEVLVRVPATAQQEFERLGYVQLMTDILASLNNVEALIDLKNKKLKAGKL, encoded by the coding sequence ATGAAATTAGAAAAATTAGATAGCAATACTCATATAAATACTAAAGTGTTAGCTTTTACTGATGTTACACACAGCTTTAATGCGCACTTGGTACATACGGTGCCACAAGAGTTTAAAAACATAGCTCAACATTACCCTATTTTCTTTGCCAAAAATGAAGAAACCGGACAGTTTAGTATTATCACTTTGTTAGGTTTACGCATTAATGAAAATTTATTCATTAATGAAGGTAAGTGGCAAGGAGGTTATTTACCATTAAATTTACAAACCGAACCTTTCTTTCTAATTGAAGACGAGCAAGAAGTGGACGGAAAATTAGTTTCTAAACCCGCACTTGCAATTGATGTTAACAATAGTCGTGTTCAAACAACGCAAGGGGAAGCTGTATTTAAGCAAGGAAAGGCCACAACATATCTGCAAGATAAAGCTAATTTATTAGCCCAGTTTGTTGAAGGAACTCGTTTTAATAATGAGTTTATAAAGGCACTGTTAGAGCAAAACTTATTAGAGCCAGTTAATTTAGATATTACCTTAGAAAGTGGAGAAGATATTAGCCTGCAGGGGTTATATACCATAAATAAAGAAGTATTGGTTCGAGTCCCAGCTACTGCGCAACAAGAATTTGAACGTTTAGGTTATGTACAATTAATGACTGACATCCTAGCATCATTAAATAATGTTGAAGCGTTGATTGATCTTAAAAATAAGAAGCTAAAAGCTGGAAAGCTATAA
- a CDS encoding XTP/dITP diphosphatase: protein MNKIVLATGNKGKVKEFSEILSEHEIEIVPQSDFNVPEVAETGTTFVENAIIKARHAAKITGLPAIADDSGLEVDFLKGAPGIYSSRYAGENGNDKANNTKLLAALDGVETSLRTARFQCVIVYMRHSDDPTPIICQGSWEGEIITEKHGEHGFGYDPLFWLKDHDMTSAQLPRELKNQLSHRGKALAKLLQSFNI, encoded by the coding sequence ATGAACAAAATCGTTTTAGCCACAGGTAACAAAGGCAAAGTAAAAGAATTCTCTGAAATACTAAGTGAGCATGAAATTGAAATTGTGCCACAAAGTGATTTTAACGTACCTGAAGTTGCTGAAACAGGTACAACTTTTGTTGAAAATGCCATAATCAAAGCTCGTCATGCAGCAAAGATCACCGGTTTACCGGCAATTGCCGACGACTCAGGCTTAGAGGTTGATTTCTTAAAAGGTGCTCCTGGTATTTATTCATCTCGCTATGCAGGTGAAAACGGTAATGACAAAGCTAATAACACTAAATTATTAGCCGCTTTAGATGGTGTTGAAACATCACTACGTACCGCGCGCTTCCAGTGTGTAATTGTATATATGCGTCATAGCGACGACCCAACACCAATTATTTGCCAAGGCAGTTGGGAAGGTGAAATAATCACAGAAAAACATGGGGAACATGGTTTTGGCTATGATCCTTTATTTTGGCTAAAAGATCATGACATGACATCAGCACAATTACCAAGAGAGCTTAAAAACCAACTAAGCCATCGTGGTAAAGCGTTAGCTAAGTTGCTGCAAAGCTTTAATATATAA
- the proC gene encoding pyrroline-5-carboxylate reductase, which yields MKKVAFIGAGNMNSSILIGMVNQGFSANDIMVSNPSAPKREALAQQYGIQQSEDNIKAANFADVIVLGVKPHFIKQVCREIAAHVDLSNKCFISVAAGISLQQMQSELGDSTAIIRCMPNTPSQLGIGMTGVFANSAINSDDEEFTNSLLNGIGKVLWLQSEAEIDDLLAVSASGPAYFFAFMEAMQNKAMEFGFSEKIARELVQQTAVGAAQMVIQNTDSIATLRENVTSKGGTTQAALNVFKVGNLDDLVDNAMDAAKQRSIEITTSNN from the coding sequence ATGAAAAAAGTCGCATTTATTGGCGCTGGTAATATGAACAGCAGTATCTTAATTGGCATGGTCAACCAAGGTTTCTCTGCTAATGACATTATGGTGAGTAACCCTAGTGCGCCAAAACGTGAAGCGTTAGCTCAGCAATATGGCATACAGCAAAGCGAAGACAATATTAAAGCCGCCAATTTTGCTGATGTTATTGTGTTAGGAGTAAAACCTCACTTTATTAAACAGGTTTGTCGTGAGATCGCCGCACACGTTGATTTATCCAATAAATGTTTTATTTCGGTGGCCGCAGGCATTAGTCTGCAACAAATGCAATCTGAGTTAGGTGATAGCACGGCTATTATCCGCTGTATGCCAAATACCCCTTCTCAGCTTGGTATAGGAATGACTGGAGTGTTTGCCAATAGCGCGATAAATTCTGATGATGAGGAATTTACCAATTCATTACTAAACGGTATTGGTAAAGTCTTATGGCTACAAAGCGAAGCAGAAATTGATGACTTGCTGGCTGTTTCTGCCTCAGGTCCGGCATATTTCTTCGCCTTTATGGAAGCCATGCAAAACAAAGCCATGGAATTTGGTTTTAGTGAAAAAATTGCCCGTGAACTGGTACAACAAACAGCAGTTGGCGCAGCGCAAATGGTTATCCAAAATACAGATTCAATAGCGACATTACGAGAAAACGTAACATCAAAAGGTGGCACTACGCAAGCAGCATTGAATGTATTTAAAGTGGGTAACCTTGATGATTTAGTTGATAATGCAATGGACGCGGCAAAGCAGCGTTCCATTGAAATAACAACCAGTAACAATTAG
- a CDS encoding YggT family protein, translated as MEALVYLLNFVFDAYLMILVLRVWLQAARADFYNPFSQFVVKATNPVVIPFRKIVPGLAGIDMATLLVAFIISCTKYSVLALIGGQAIEIVSLLFISFLFLIKQSGTLLFVIMLVMALMSWVVQSRSPAQMVFHQLTEPFLRPIRKILPDLGGIDLSVLVAFLALNVINIFIGSLLPIWHYL; from the coding sequence ATGGAAGCGTTAGTATATTTGCTGAATTTTGTTTTTGACGCCTATTTAATGATTTTGGTGTTAAGAGTTTGGCTACAAGCGGCACGAGCCGATTTTTATAACCCATTTAGTCAATTTGTGGTGAAAGCAACTAACCCTGTTGTTATCCCATTTAGAAAGATTGTGCCTGGCCTAGCAGGCATAGATATGGCGACACTATTGGTCGCTTTTATTATTAGCTGTACAAAATATTCTGTTTTAGCCTTAATTGGCGGTCAAGCTATCGAAATAGTGTCATTACTGTTTATTAGCTTTCTATTTTTAATTAAGCAAAGTGGTACGTTATTGTTTGTGATCATGTTGGTTATGGCATTAATGAGCTGGGTTGTACAAAGTCGTAGCCCTGCACAAATGGTATTTCATCAACTTACCGAGCCATTTTTACGACCTATTCGTAAAATTTTACCTGACTTAGGTGGTATTGATTTATCTGTTTTAGTGGCATTTTTAGCACTAAATGTGATTAATATTTTTATCGGCAGTCTGCTCCCTATTTGGCATTACTTGTAA
- a CDS encoding DUF4426 domain-containing protein — translation MFKFITKNILLIFVLLGFSSFAIAENMKKFDDLEVHYIGLPTTILQPDIAKTYGIERSSYRGFVNISVLDTGQEGNPALKVGISGKATNLIGQPMTLEFDEIKEGSAIYYITTVKYPNDETYRFDILINNNGKEHRLQFQQKFYVKQ, via the coding sequence ATGTTTAAATTTATTACTAAAAATATATTACTGATTTTTGTACTTCTAGGTTTTAGCAGCTTTGCTATTGCTGAAAATATGAAAAAATTTGATGACTTAGAAGTTCATTACATTGGCCTGCCAACGACAATATTACAACCTGACATTGCTAAAACCTATGGTATTGAGCGCAGTAGCTATCGTGGTTTTGTCAATATATCAGTACTTGATACTGGCCAAGAAGGTAACCCTGCCCTTAAGGTTGGTATTTCAGGCAAAGCAACAAACTTAATTGGTCAACCAATGACATTAGAGTTTGATGAAATTAAAGAAGGTAGTGCCATTTACTACATCACTACAGTTAAATATCCCAATGATGAGACCTATCGTTTTGATATTTTAATTAACAATAATGGCAAAGAACATCGTTTGCAGTTTCAGCAAAAATTTTATGTGAAGCAATGA
- a CDS encoding YggS family pyridoxal phosphate-dependent enzyme, whose product MTNIADKLQAIHQDIINASKNANRSSDAVSLLAVSKTKPINLIQQAYDAGQRHFGENYVQETVEKVQQLAHLTDITWHFIGPIQSNKTRQIAENVAWVHSIDRMKTAKRLNEQRDSNIIPLNVCLQVNISGEESKSGAVINDVAELAEFINNCANLTLRGLMAIPAKGDDEVTKQSFIKMQTLFNELQHQYPSVDTLSMGMSNDMNIAINCGSTMIRVGTAIFGARN is encoded by the coding sequence ATGACCAATATCGCTGACAAACTCCAGGCAATACACCAAGATATTATTAACGCCAGCAAAAATGCCAATCGCTCATCTGATGCTGTGAGCTTGTTGGCTGTTAGTAAAACGAAACCTATAAATTTAATTCAACAGGCGTATGATGCCGGGCAGCGCCACTTTGGTGAGAATTACGTGCAAGAGACTGTTGAAAAAGTACAGCAACTTGCCCATTTAACTGATATCACCTGGCATTTTATTGGCCCTATTCAGAGCAATAAAACCCGACAAATTGCTGAAAATGTTGCTTGGGTCCATTCTATAGACCGGATGAAAACAGCAAAACGCCTTAATGAACAACGTGATAGTAACATTATCCCGTTAAACGTTTGTTTACAAGTGAATATTAGCGGTGAAGAAAGTAAATCAGGGGCCGTGATTAATGACGTTGCCGAGTTAGCTGAATTTATCAACAATTGTGCTAATTTAACCCTGCGAGGCTTAATGGCAATACCAGCTAAAGGCGATGATGAAGTAACCAAGCAAAGCTTTATTAAGATGCAAACCTTGTTTAATGAATTGCAGCACCAATATCCAAGTGTAGATACCCTGTCGATGGGGATGAGTAATGATATGAATATTGCCATTAACTGCGGTAGTACGATGATACGCGTTGGTACGGCGATATTTGGGGCTAGGAACTAG
- the hemW gene encoding radical SAM family heme chaperone HemW, whose translation MLISPPLSLYIHIPWCVQKCPYCDFNSHALKADIDEQAYIRHLLADLDADISRFNIDRPLHSIFIGGGTPSLFSSDAIEQLLKEVFKRFKPDSDPSFQVEVTLEANPGTVEAGKFEGFYQAGVNRISIGVQSFSSDKLIKLGRIHDSEQAVRAAQIAQGCGINSFNLDLMHGLEQQSIEGALDDLRQAIALEPKHLSWYQLTIEPNTSFYSKPPTLPDDDVLWDIQEQGFELLANAGYKQYEISAFSKGDEYQCQHNLNYWQNGDYLGIGCGAHGKISMSAENEIYRTVKVKHPKGYMDDEREHLDQIHTVPDAERPFEYLMNRLRLFKPFSLEDYEAATGLSRETVIDGLQTAKNKQLVEESNGYWQVSHQGHRYLNDLLSIFL comes from the coding sequence TTGTTGATATCACCACCATTATCACTCTATATTCACATCCCTTGGTGTGTGCAAAAATGCCCTTATTGTGATTTTAATTCACATGCACTTAAGGCAGATATCGACGAACAAGCTTACATTCGTCACTTACTTGCCGACTTGGATGCTGATATTTCCCGGTTTAATATTGACCGTCCTTTGCACTCTATTTTTATTGGTGGAGGCACGCCAAGCTTGTTTAGTAGCGACGCGATTGAGCAATTACTCAAAGAAGTATTTAAACGCTTTAAACCTGACTCTGACCCTAGTTTTCAAGTTGAAGTTACTTTAGAGGCAAACCCGGGCACCGTTGAAGCAGGAAAGTTTGAAGGCTTTTATCAAGCAGGAGTGAATAGAATTTCCATTGGCGTGCAAAGTTTTTCTTCAGATAAGTTAATCAAGCTAGGCCGTATTCATGACAGTGAACAAGCCGTGCGCGCAGCGCAGATTGCCCAAGGTTGTGGTATTAACAGCTTTAATTTAGATTTAATGCACGGCCTTGAGCAGCAATCTATCGAAGGTGCTTTAGATGATTTAAGGCAAGCAATTGCGTTAGAGCCAAAGCATTTATCTTGGTATCAATTAACCATAGAGCCGAATACCTCGTTCTATTCAAAACCGCCAACATTGCCTGATGATGATGTACTATGGGATATTCAAGAGCAAGGTTTTGAGCTTTTAGCTAACGCGGGCTATAAGCAATATGAAATATCGGCATTTAGTAAAGGCGATGAATATCAATGTCAGCATAATCTTAACTACTGGCAAAATGGTGATTACTTAGGTATTGGTTGTGGTGCCCATGGCAAAATTTCGATGTCAGCAGAGAATGAGATATATCGAACGGTTAAAGTAAAACATCCAAAAGGATATATGGATGATGAACGAGAGCACCTTGATCAAATACATACTGTGCCCGATGCTGAACGTCCTTTTGAATATCTGATGAACCGATTACGTTTGTTTAAGCCTTTTAGTTTAGAGGATTATGAAGCGGCTACGGGGTTATCACGAGAGACCGTAATTGACGGGTTACAAACAGCAAAAAATAAACAATTAGTTGAAGAAAGCAATGGTTATTGGCAAGTAAGCCACCAAGGTCATCGTTACTTAAATGATTTACTGAGTATTTTCCTTTAA
- a CDS encoding tryptophan halogenase family protein — MSNELKHIVIVGGGSAGWIAAGTLAAAHHANKPGGIKVTLIESPDVNSVGVGEGTWPTMRNTLRNMGVSETDFMRECDASFKQGAKFAKWVTGADDDFYYHPLVLPQGYFEIDLFKPWKTSKSNSSFSNAVCYQEQLCEHNLAPKLISTPEYAAVANYSYHLDAGKFAEFLKNHCTKNLGVTHILDHVSKVNSADNGDIASVSSVNNGDIKGDLFIDCTGFSSLLIGKHYKVAKVCKKDILFIDTALAVQIPYESEDSPIASHTISTAQEAGWIWDIGLPTRRGVGHVYSSKHTSRERSEQLLRDYLAESIGDKAKDLSFRKIDINPGVREKFWVNNCVAVGMSAGFLEPLEASALVMIELACASISEQLPANRETMDIVAKSYNDKFQYNWDRVIDFLKLHYTASKRDDTAFWRDNRDPETIPESLQELMALWQHRSPSEYDFQRKREMFSAASYQYVLYGMDYNNAAVEGFISDDVQIKAQRMFVENDKLTKRYVEALPTNRELINKVRQFGFNKV, encoded by the coding sequence ATGAGCAATGAACTAAAACACATAGTAATTGTTGGTGGTGGTAGCGCCGGTTGGATAGCTGCGGGTACACTTGCTGCGGCACACCATGCAAATAAACCTGGTGGCATAAAAGTAACCTTGATTGAATCACCTGATGTTAACTCTGTTGGTGTTGGCGAAGGCACTTGGCCAACCATGCGTAACACGCTAAGAAACATGGGGGTATCTGAAACTGATTTTATGCGTGAATGTGACGCCAGTTTTAAACAAGGCGCAAAGTTTGCCAAATGGGTAACAGGTGCCGATGATGACTTTTACTACCACCCGTTAGTATTACCACAAGGCTATTTTGAAATAGATTTGTTTAAGCCATGGAAAACGTCTAAATCGAATAGCTCATTCTCTAATGCAGTATGTTATCAAGAACAATTGTGTGAACATAATTTAGCCCCTAAACTAATTTCTACGCCAGAATATGCCGCAGTAGCCAATTACTCTTATCATTTAGATGCAGGAAAGTTTGCCGAGTTTTTAAAAAATCACTGTACCAAAAACTTAGGCGTTACTCATATCCTTGATCATGTCAGTAAAGTAAATTCGGCTGACAATGGTGATATCGCTTCAGTTAGCAGTGTTAATAATGGTGATATCAAAGGTGATTTATTTATTGACTGTACTGGCTTTTCATCGCTGCTTATTGGTAAGCATTACAAGGTAGCAAAAGTTTGCAAAAAAGATATTTTGTTTATCGATACCGCTTTAGCAGTACAAATCCCCTACGAAAGTGAAGATAGCCCTATCGCATCTCATACCATTTCAACGGCGCAAGAAGCGGGCTGGATTTGGGATATAGGTTTACCGACACGTCGCGGTGTTGGTCATGTTTATTCAAGTAAACACACCAGCCGAGAACGCTCTGAACAATTGTTAAGAGACTATTTAGCCGAGTCTATTGGTGATAAAGCTAAAGACTTAAGCTTTAGGAAAATAGATATTAACCCTGGCGTTAGGGAGAAATTTTGGGTTAATAATTGTGTTGCAGTTGGTATGTCTGCAGGTTTTTTAGAGCCACTTGAAGCCTCTGCCCTAGTTATGATCGAACTTGCTTGTGCCAGTATTAGTGAACAATTACCTGCAAATCGTGAAACTATGGATATTGTTGCTAAATCATATAATGATAAATTTCAATATAACTGGGATCGCGTTATCGATTTTCTTAAATTGCATTATACCGCAAGTAAACGTGATGATACTGCTTTTTGGCGTGATAACCGTGACCCAGAAACTATCCCTGAAAGTTTGCAAGAATTAATGGCCCTATGGCAACACCGATCACCATCAGAATACGACTTTCAACGTAAACGTGAAATGTTCTCGGCTGCCAGTTATCAATATGTACTTTATGGTATGGATTATAACAATGCCGCTGTAGAGGGTTTTATTAGCGATGATGTACAAATAAAAGCACAAAGAATGTTCGTCGAAAATGACAAGCTGACCAAAAGATATGTTGAAGCACTACCAACCAACCGAGAGTTGATTAACAAAGTTCGTCAATTTGGTTTTAATAAAGTTTAG